The DNA segment CTTACCTACTGCACTAACTTGGTAGCCTTCTGGTTGTTGTGATAACTCTTGAATTAAACCTAATTCAGGGTTGTAAACAACATACTTGCCATCAGCAGTTAAGTTGTAAGTACCAATGCGGTGAATCGTGGTGTTTTTAACGCTACCGTCGATACCGGTTACAGAACCTTCGAATTTAACAACCTTACCAGATTGTGCCATTTCGAATAATTGTTCTTGCCAGAATTGCTCTAACTCTTCGATTTTTGGTAATTGCTTACGCGCACCTAAATCAGCGATGAACTTATCGCGATTTGGGTATTGAGCACTGACGTTTGAGCTAGCTAATTTACCAGCGAAATCGCCCGCTTCACCTTTAACCACACCGAACATCTCACCCAAGTCACCTTGAGCAGTTTTCAGGTCTTCTTCTAACTGAGCAATTTTACGCTCGTTGTCTAAGAAAGCTTGGTTTAGGTCTTTACCGCGTTGCTTCTCAGCCGCTAAAGCATCTTTTTCACGCTTTAACAGAGCCGCTTTATCGCCACGCTCAGCTTGGAACTCTTGTTCACGTTTGCTGTTAACTTTGCCTTCAGCAGCGCGATCAACTTTAACTTGCTGCAATAATTGATCGATGGTCTTAGGCGCATCAGCAGCGCTAGCCATACCAGCAGTTAAAGAAAAACTTGCAGCTAATACAGCTGTAGTAATTAACTTCTTCATTATTGTGCAGTCTCCGCAGCAGGAATTGGTAACGCGAATAGATCTAGAGCGCCTTGTTTACGGGCAATGCGGATACCTTTTGTCAGTTCACGCAAATAGCTGTCATCTAACTTATCCCAACCCTTAGATTCTGGGTTGTACATCCAGCCAGTCTTTTGATCTAAGCTCTGAGCATAAAGAGCTACGCGACCTAAGTTAAAGAAGTCTACTAATACTTCTTTACCATCTAAGGTCAATTTACCTTGGTTAACTGCAACAGCACTACCGTATTCACGCTCGATGCTGTACGCATCCAGAATCAAACGGTATTTTTCAGCTAAAGTTACTTCAGCAGTGTTTAACAGTGTTTTTAACTCTTTAACGCGGTTAGCACGAACTTCAGAGTTAAATGGCAGATCTAATTGAACGAACTGTTCTAAAGACTCAACCATTTTAAACATTAAAGGCACAACGCCCTGACGCAGTTTATCTACGCCGTTAATGTCAGTTTGAATCGCGTCCATCGTTTTTTGTTGGTCAGCGACTAAGCTGGCAACGTAATCGTTATAGGACTTCAGTGATTCACGCTCATCAGCAACAGAACCATACTCAAAAAGCATGTCTTGTGCTTGATCGAAATACTTATCAACATTCTTTTGCGACGCAGCAGCATCAGCATGGATCATACTATCCGCTTTTTGCACGTCGGTAAGAGGATCTGCAACTACTAAGTTGCTGCTCGCTAATGCCAGCACGCCAACAAGTGCAGTAGCGATTTTTGTTCTATTGCTTACCTTGGACATAGTTCCCAACCAATTTGAAGTGAATAAAAAAGTTAACTTAACAGCAACATCACTTTAAGTAAGACTTACTTTAGTAAATGCTTACTGTAAGTCCATCTTTCTCTT comes from the Shewanella mangrovisoli genome and includes:
- a CDS encoding DUF3450 domain-containing protein, yielding MSKVSNRTKIATALVGVLALASSNLVVADPLTDVQKADSMIHADAAASQKNVDKYFDQAQDMLFEYGSVADERESLKSYNDYVASLVADQQKTMDAIQTDINGVDKLRQGVVPLMFKMVESLEQFVQLDLPFNSEVRANRVKELKTLLNTAEVTLAEKYRLILDAYSIEREYGSAVAVNQGKLTLDGKEVLVDFFNLGRVALYAQSLDQKTGWMYNPESKGWDKLDDSYLRELTKGIRIARKQGALDLFALPIPAAETAQ
- a CDS encoding MotA/TolQ/ExbB proton channel family protein, translating into MKKLITTAVLAASFSLTAGMASAADAPKTIDQLLQQVKVDRAAEGKVNSKREQEFQAERGDKAALLKREKDALAAEKQRGKDLNQAFLDNERKIAQLEEDLKTAQGDLGEMFGVVKGEAGDFAGKLASSNVSAQYPNRDKFIADLGARKQLPKIEELEQFWQEQLFEMAQSGKVVKFEGSVTGIDGSVKNTTIHRIGTYNLTADGKYVVYNPELGLIQELSQQPEGYQVSAVGKWEQTTSGTAPFYIDPARGVLLNIFTNKASFEDRLEAGGTIGYIIIALLALGLLISIERLVTMTIIGARVNSQRKNIDKPGNNALGRILKVYQENKDVDVETLELKLDEAILKETPALESRISIIKVLAAIAPMMGLLGTVTGMIATFQSIQLFGTGDPKLMAGGISMALITTVQGLVAALPLMLMHAVVVARSKSIVQVLEEQSAGIIAAHAEKRAD